One Streptomyces sp. RPA4-2 genomic window carries:
- a CDS encoding YtxH domain-containing protein, with protein sequence MRYRLTFVAGLAVGYVLGTRAGRERYEQLKKSARQVAQNPAVRNTAETAAQQGRQVAGKAYHAVSEKMGDHVPASVTQRVRSLRERNTNGTGEDDWGTTNT encoded by the coding sequence ATGCGGTACCGGCTCACATTCGTCGCCGGACTGGCCGTGGGTTACGTGCTGGGCACACGCGCCGGGCGCGAGCGCTACGAACAGCTGAAGAAGTCCGCGCGGCAGGTCGCGCAGAACCCCGCCGTGCGCAACACCGCCGAGACCGCCGCCCAGCAGGGGCGCCAGGTCGCGGGCAAGGCCTACCACGCGGTGAGCGAGAAAATGGGCGACCACGTGCCCGCCTCGGTGACCCAGCGGGTCCGCTCCCTGCGCGAGCGGAACACCAACGGCACCGGCGAGGACGACTGGGGCACCACGAACACCTGA
- a CDS encoding RNA polymerase sigma factor, whose amino-acid sequence MPESSERGRPARGGFPIPAVPPNDYGMDSGEAADPIPDVPLPHVSAATFLEVAPVQTQTLTQTDNSTDTDTDAEPGVVAALPPQSRAAHHPEAEPEVPPEPDGPPADAVDVETEAPEPVEPLRTRTADTGGPSSDLFRQYLREIGRIPLLTAVEEVELARRVEAGLFAEERLRLASDLDSQLALDLDKLVVMGRMAKRRLIEANLRLVVSVAKRYVGRGLTMLDLVQEGNLGLIRAVEKFDYARGYKFSTYATWWIRQAMSRALADQARTIRVPVHVVELINRVVRVQRRMLQERGYEPTPEEVGAHLDLPSERVSEVLRLAQEPVSLHAPVGEEDDVALGDLIEDGDAASPVESAAFLLLREHLEAVLSTLGERERKVVQLRYGLADGRPRTLEEIGRIFGVTRERIRQIESKTLNKLRDHAFADQLRGYLD is encoded by the coding sequence GTGCCTGAGTCCTCGGAGCGCGGCCGACCCGCACGCGGCGGGTTCCCGATACCCGCCGTTCCGCCAAACGACTACGGGATGGACAGCGGCGAGGCCGCCGACCCCATCCCCGACGTACCGCTGCCGCACGTCTCAGCAGCGACATTCCTGGAGGTCGCCCCCGTGCAGACCCAGACCCTGACACAGACCGACAATTCCACGGACACGGACACGGACGCGGAGCCCGGCGTCGTCGCGGCGCTCCCCCCGCAGAGCCGTGCCGCGCACCACCCCGAGGCGGAGCCGGAAGTCCCGCCCGAGCCGGACGGGCCGCCCGCGGACGCGGTCGACGTCGAGACCGAGGCGCCCGAACCCGTGGAGCCGCTGCGCACCCGCACCGCGGACACCGGCGGCCCCTCCTCCGACCTGTTCCGTCAGTACCTGCGCGAGATCGGCCGCATCCCGCTGCTCACCGCGGTCGAGGAGGTCGAACTCGCCCGCCGGGTGGAGGCCGGTCTCTTCGCCGAGGAGAGGCTGCGGCTCGCCTCCGACCTGGACAGCCAACTCGCCCTCGACCTCGACAAACTGGTCGTCATGGGCCGCATGGCCAAGCGCCGGCTGATCGAGGCGAACCTGCGGCTCGTGGTCTCGGTCGCGAAGCGCTACGTGGGCCGCGGCCTGACCATGCTCGACCTCGTCCAGGAAGGAAACCTGGGCCTGATCCGAGCCGTCGAGAAGTTCGACTACGCCCGCGGGTACAAGTTCTCCACGTACGCGACCTGGTGGATCCGGCAGGCCATGTCACGGGCGCTGGCCGACCAGGCCAGGACCATCCGGGTCCCCGTCCACGTCGTCGAGTTGATCAACCGGGTGGTCCGCGTGCAGCGCCGCATGCTGCAGGAACGCGGCTACGAACCCACCCCCGAAGAGGTCGGCGCCCACCTCGACCTCCCCAGCGAGCGGGTCAGCGAAGTCCTGCGCCTGGCCCAGGAGCCGGTGTCCCTGCACGCCCCCGTGGGCGAGGAGGACGACGTCGCGCTGGGCGACCTGATCGAGGACGGCGACGCGGCGTCCCCCGTCGAGTCCGCCGCGTTCCTCCTCCTGCGCGAGCACCTGGAGGCGGTCCTTTCCACGCTCGGCGAGCGGGAACGCAAGGTGGTGCAGCTCCGCTACGGTCTGGCGGACGGCCGCCCCCGCACCCTGGAGGAGATAGGCCGCATCTTCGGCGTGACCCGCGAACGCATCCGCCAGATCGAGTCCAAGACCCTCAACAAACTGCGGGACCACGCCTTCGCGGACCAGCTGCGCGGCTACCTCGACTGA
- a CDS encoding ABC transporter ATP-binding protein — protein sequence MAGPMGRMMAGGGPDQRSLDFKGSGKRLLTQFKPERVTLYVMLCAVVLSVGLSVVGPKILGKATDLVFAGIIGRQMPAGATKAEVLAGMRKRGDGGMADMLSGTDFTPGKGIDFGAVGDVLLIALGTFLVAGLLMAVATRLVNRAVNKTVFHMREDLQAKLSRLPLSFFDKRQRGEVLSRATNDLDNIQQTLQQSMGQLVNSLLTIVGVLAMMFWVSWLLALVALVTVPLSFFVATRIGKRSQPHFVQQWRTTGILNAHIEEMYTGHTLVKVFGRQEQSAAQFAEQNEKLYEAGFKAQFNSGVMQPLMMFVSNLNYVLVAVVGGLRVASGTLSIGDVQAFIQYSRQFSMPLTQVASMANMVQSGVASAERVFELLDAEEQAADPVPAARPDELRGRVALHNVSFRYDPEKPLIEDLSLKVEPGHTVAIVGPTGAGKTTLVNLLMRFYDVTGGRVTLDGVDIASMSRDELRSAIGMVLQDTWLFGGTIAENIAYGASRDVTRGEIEEAARAAHADRFIRTLPDGYDTVIDDEGSGVSAGEKQLITIARAFLSDPVILVLDEATSSVDTRTEVLIQKAMAKLAHGRTSFVIAHRLSTIRDADTILVMENGSIVEQGAHTELLAAGGAYARLYQAQFAQAVAEVD from the coding sequence ATGGCCGGGCCCATGGGACGCATGATGGCCGGGGGCGGCCCCGATCAGCGCTCGCTGGACTTCAAGGGATCCGGGAAACGGCTCCTGACGCAGTTCAAACCCGAGCGCGTCACCCTGTACGTCATGCTGTGCGCGGTCGTGCTCAGCGTGGGGCTCTCGGTCGTCGGGCCGAAGATCCTCGGCAAGGCCACCGACCTGGTCTTCGCGGGGATCATCGGGCGGCAGATGCCGGCCGGGGCCACCAAGGCCGAGGTCCTCGCGGGCATGCGCAAGCGGGGCGACGGCGGCATGGCCGACATGCTCTCGGGGACGGACTTCACCCCGGGCAAAGGCATCGACTTCGGCGCCGTCGGCGACGTACTGCTGATCGCGCTCGGTACGTTCCTGGTGGCCGGTCTGCTGATGGCGGTGGCGACGCGCCTGGTGAACCGGGCCGTCAACAAGACCGTCTTCCACATGCGCGAGGACCTCCAGGCGAAGCTGTCGCGCCTGCCCCTCTCGTTCTTCGACAAGCGGCAGCGCGGCGAGGTGCTCTCGCGGGCCACGAACGACCTCGACAACATCCAGCAGACGCTCCAGCAGTCGATGGGCCAGCTGGTCAACTCCCTGCTGACCATCGTGGGTGTGCTCGCGATGATGTTCTGGGTGTCGTGGCTGCTGGCGCTCGTCGCGCTGGTCACCGTCCCGCTCTCGTTCTTCGTCGCCACCCGCATCGGCAAGCGCTCGCAGCCGCACTTCGTGCAGCAGTGGCGCACCACCGGCATACTCAACGCGCACATCGAGGAGATGTACACCGGGCACACCCTGGTGAAGGTGTTCGGACGCCAGGAGCAGTCGGCCGCGCAGTTCGCGGAGCAGAACGAGAAGCTCTACGAGGCCGGGTTCAAGGCCCAGTTCAACAGCGGGGTCATGCAGCCGCTGATGATGTTCGTGTCGAACCTGAACTACGTACTGGTGGCGGTGGTCGGCGGGCTTCGGGTCGCGTCGGGCACGCTGTCGATCGGTGATGTGCAGGCCTTCATCCAGTACTCCCGGCAGTTCTCGATGCCCCTGACGCAGGTCGCGTCGATGGCGAACATGGTGCAGTCCGGGGTCGCCTCCGCGGAGCGCGTCTTCGAGCTGCTGGACGCGGAGGAGCAGGCGGCGGATCCCGTGCCGGCCGCGCGCCCGGACGAGCTGCGCGGGCGGGTGGCACTGCACAACGTGTCCTTCCGCTACGACCCCGAGAAGCCGCTCATCGAGGACCTGTCCCTGAAGGTGGAGCCCGGACACACGGTGGCGATCGTCGGCCCGACGGGTGCGGGCAAGACGACGCTGGTGAACCTGCTGATGCGTTTCTACGACGTCACGGGCGGCCGGGTCACCCTCGACGGGGTCGACATCGCGTCGATGTCCCGGGACGAACTGCGGTCCGCGATCGGCATGGTGCTCCAGGACACCTGGCTGTTCGGCGGCACGATCGCGGAGAACATCGCGTACGGGGCCTCGCGCGACGTGACCCGCGGGGAGATCGAGGAGGCGGCGCGGGCGGCTCACGCGGACCGGTTCATCCGGACGCTGCCGGACGGCTACGACACCGTGATCGACGACGAGGGAAGCGGGGTCAGCGCGGGTGAGAAGCAGCTGATCACCATCGCGCGCGCGTTCCTGTCCGATCCGGTGATCCTGGTGCTCGACGAGGCGACCAGCTCCGTCGACACCCGCACCGAGGTGCTGATCCAGAAGGCGATGGCGAAGCTGGCGCACGGGCGGACGTCGTTCGTGATCGCGCACCGGCTCTCCACGATCCGGGACGCGGACACCATTCTCGTGATGGAGAACGGGTCGATCGTGGAACAGGGGGCGCACACGGAGCTGCTCGCGGCGGGCGGCGCGTACGCGCGGCTGTACCAGGCGCAGTTCGCCCAGGCGGTGGCCGAGGTCGACTAG
- the dnaG gene encoding DNA primase — protein sequence MAGRINDEDVKAVRDAVPIDAVVSEYLQLRNAGGGNLKGLCPFHDEKSPSFQVSPSKGLFHCFGCQEGGDTITFVMKVDHLSFSEAVERLAGQAGITLRYEEGGYNPSNQRGERIRLVEAHKVAAQFYIEQLDTSPEADAGRKFLAERGFDQTAAAHFGVGYSPQGWDHLTRYLRGKGFSDKELLLSGLSQEGRRGPIDRFRGRLMWPIRDIGGEVVGFGARKLYETDNGPKYLNTPDTAIYRKSQVLYGIDLAKKEIAKTSRAVVVEGYTDVMACHLAGITTAIATCGTAFGGDHIKILRRLLMDNGSARVIFTFDGDSAGQKAALRAFEDDQKFAAETYIAVAPDGMDPCDLRLAKGDEAVADLVEPRTPLFEFALRHIVARYDLETPAGRAAALDEAAPVVARIKNTGAQHEVAVQLAGMLGILDTQFVVKRVAQLARWARDRGGKGPAGPAPAGQRPQQTYAAVQTPRGGPALNLRNPVFATERELLKLALQRPELVSPAFDAYGIDEFTAPPYAAVRQAIMEAGGAEYGAQDPQEYLVLVREAAPDNTVRAMVTELAVEAIMRKTVDETYAGDQLVMVRRRAVERRVVDVQGALARASAHGDPAQLTAVQNELWVLQQYGQALRERGAEAL from the coding sequence GTGGCTGGAAGGATCAACGACGAGGACGTGAAGGCTGTTCGGGACGCGGTCCCGATCGACGCCGTCGTCTCGGAGTACCTCCAGCTGCGCAACGCGGGCGGCGGCAACCTCAAGGGCCTCTGCCCCTTCCACGACGAGAAGTCACCGTCCTTCCAGGTCAGCCCGAGCAAGGGTCTCTTCCACTGCTTCGGCTGCCAGGAGGGCGGCGACACCATCACGTTCGTGATGAAGGTCGACCACCTCTCCTTCTCGGAGGCGGTCGAGCGCCTCGCCGGACAGGCGGGCATCACACTCCGTTACGAGGAGGGCGGGTACAACCCGTCCAACCAGCGCGGCGAACGCATCCGCCTGGTCGAGGCCCACAAGGTCGCCGCGCAGTTCTACATCGAGCAGCTCGACACCAGCCCCGAGGCCGACGCCGGCCGCAAGTTCCTCGCCGAGCGCGGCTTCGACCAGACCGCCGCCGCGCACTTCGGCGTCGGCTACAGCCCGCAGGGCTGGGACCACCTCACCCGCTACCTCCGCGGCAAGGGCTTCTCGGACAAGGAGCTGCTCCTGTCCGGCCTCTCCCAGGAGGGCCGCCGCGGCCCCATCGACCGCTTCCGCGGACGCCTGATGTGGCCGATCCGCGACATCGGCGGCGAGGTCGTAGGCTTCGGCGCGCGCAAGCTGTACGAGACGGACAACGGCCCGAAGTACCTCAACACGCCCGACACGGCGATCTACCGGAAGTCCCAGGTCCTGTACGGCATCGACCTCGCCAAGAAGGAGATCGCCAAGACCAGCCGCGCGGTCGTCGTCGAGGGCTACACCGACGTCATGGCCTGCCACCTGGCCGGCATCACCACCGCCATCGCGACCTGCGGCACGGCCTTCGGCGGCGACCACATCAAGATCCTCCGCCGGCTGCTGATGGACAACGGCTCGGCGCGGGTCATCTTCACCTTCGACGGCGACTCGGCCGGCCAGAAGGCGGCCCTGCGCGCCTTCGAGGACGACCAGAAGTTCGCCGCCGAGACCTACATCGCGGTCGCCCCGGACGGCATGGACCCCTGCGACCTGCGCCTGGCCAAGGGTGACGAGGCGGTCGCCGACCTCGTCGAACCACGCACCCCGCTCTTCGAGTTCGCGCTGCGCCACATCGTCGCCCGCTACGACCTGGAGACCCCCGCCGGACGGGCGGCCGCCCTCGACGAGGCGGCCCCGGTCGTCGCCCGCATCAAGAACACCGGCGCCCAGCACGAGGTGGCCGTGCAACTCGCGGGCATGCTCGGCATCCTCGACACCCAGTTCGTGGTCAAGCGGGTGGCCCAGCTGGCCCGTTGGGCCCGCGACCGCGGCGGCAAGGGCCCGGCCGGCCCGGCCCCCGCCGGACAGCGACCCCAGCAGACGTACGCCGCCGTCCAGACCCCTCGCGGCGGCCCCGCGCTCAACCTCCGCAACCCCGTCTTCGCCACCGAGCGCGAGCTGCTCAAGCTCGCCCTCCAGCGCCCCGAGCTGGTCTCCCCGGCCTTCGACGCCTACGGGATCGACGAGTTCACCGCCCCGCCGTACGCCGCCGTACGCCAGGCGATCATGGAGGCAGGCGGCGCGGAGTACGGGGCCCAGGACCCCCAGGAGTACCTGGTCCTGGTCCGCGAGGCAGCCCCGGACAACACGGTGCGCGCCATGGTCACCGAACTGGCCGTCGAGGCCATCATGCGCAAGACCGTCGACGAGACCTACGCCGGCGACCAGCTCGTCATGGTCCGCCGCCGTGCCGTCGAGCGCCGCGTCGTGGACGTCCAGGGCGCCCTGGCCCGCGCCAGTGCCCACGGCGACCCGGCCCAGCTGACCGCTGTGCAGAACGAGTTGTGGGTCCTCCAGCAGTACGGGCAGGCGCTGCGCGAGCGGGGCGCGGAGGCGCTCTGA
- a CDS encoding ABC transporter ATP-binding protein, giving the protein MLIRLLRTYLSPYKKPIALLVFLQFLQTCATLYLPTLNAHIIDNGVVKGDTEYILSFGALMIGISLVQVFCNIGAVYYGARTASAVGRDIRAAVFDRVQSFSAREVGHFGAPSLITRTTNDVQQVQMLTLMTFTLLVSAPIMCVGGIVLALGLDVPLSAILVAVVPILGIGVTLIVRRLRPLFRTMQVRLDTVNRVLREQITGNRVIRAFVRDDYEKDRFRGANTELTKMSLATGRMLALMFPMVMTVVNLSSIAVVWFGAHRIASGGMQIGDLTAFLAYLMQIVMSVMMATFMFMMVPRAEVCAERIQEVLDTSSSVVPPTAPVLELRRHGHLEIRGAGFRYPGAEEPVLRSIDLVARPGEVTAVIGSTGSGKSTLLGLVPRLFDATDGQVLVDGEDVASVEPQLLARTVGLVPQKPYLFAGTVASNLRYGNPDATDEELWHALEVAQAKGFVEQLDNGLQSAIAQGGTNVSGGQRQRLAIARTLVQRPEIYLFDDSFSALDYATDAALRAALAEETSEATVVIVAQRVSTIRDADRIVVLDEGRVVGTGRHHELMADNETYREIVLSQLTEAEAA; this is encoded by the coding sequence GTGCTCATACGACTGCTTCGGACCTACCTCAGTCCGTACAAGAAACCCATCGCCCTCCTGGTGTTCCTGCAGTTCCTGCAGACCTGCGCCACCCTCTACCTGCCGACCCTGAACGCCCACATCATCGACAACGGCGTGGTCAAGGGGGACACCGAATACATCCTGTCCTTCGGTGCCCTGATGATCGGGATCTCGCTGGTCCAGGTCTTCTGCAACATCGGAGCCGTCTACTACGGCGCCCGGACGGCGTCGGCCGTCGGCCGGGACATCCGCGCGGCCGTCTTCGACCGGGTGCAGTCGTTCTCCGCGCGCGAGGTCGGTCATTTCGGCGCCCCGTCACTGATCACCCGCACCACGAACGACGTGCAGCAGGTGCAGATGCTGACGCTGATGACGTTCACCCTGCTGGTGTCGGCGCCGATCATGTGCGTCGGCGGCATCGTGCTCGCCCTCGGCCTGGACGTGCCGCTGTCCGCGATCCTGGTCGCCGTCGTGCCCATCCTCGGCATCGGCGTGACGCTGATCGTGCGCAGGCTGCGCCCGCTGTTCCGGACCATGCAGGTGCGCCTGGACACCGTGAACCGGGTGCTGCGCGAGCAGATCACCGGCAACCGCGTCATCCGCGCCTTCGTCCGGGACGACTACGAGAAGGACCGCTTCCGGGGCGCGAACACCGAGCTGACCAAGATGTCCCTGGCCACCGGCCGGATGCTCGCACTGATGTTCCCGATGGTCATGACCGTCGTGAACCTCTCGTCGATCGCCGTGGTCTGGTTCGGTGCCCACCGCATCGCCAGTGGCGGCATGCAGATCGGCGATCTCACCGCGTTCCTCGCCTATCTGATGCAGATCGTGATGTCCGTGATGATGGCCACCTTCATGTTCATGATGGTGCCGCGCGCGGAGGTCTGTGCCGAGCGCATCCAGGAGGTCCTGGACACCTCCTCCAGCGTCGTGCCGCCCACCGCGCCCGTCCTGGAGCTGCGTCGCCACGGTCATCTGGAGATCCGCGGCGCCGGGTTCCGCTACCCGGGTGCCGAGGAGCCGGTGCTGAGGTCCATCGACCTGGTGGCGCGGCCGGGCGAGGTGACGGCCGTGATCGGGTCGACGGGCAGCGGGAAGTCGACCCTGCTGGGTCTGGTCCCCCGTCTCTTCGACGCCACCGACGGCCAGGTCCTGGTGGACGGCGAGGACGTGGCCAGTGTGGAGCCGCAGTTGCTGGCCAGGACGGTCGGGCTCGTCCCGCAGAAGCCGTACCTGTTCGCGGGCACGGTGGCGAGCAACCTGCGCTACGGCAATCCGGACGCGACCGACGAGGAGCTGTGGCACGCGCTGGAGGTGGCACAGGCCAAGGGCTTCGTGGAACAGCTGGACAACGGCCTGCAGTCGGCGATCGCGCAGGGCGGCACGAACGTGTCGGGCGGTCAGCGCCAGCGCCTCGCGATCGCCCGCACCCTCGTGCAGCGCCCGGAGATCTACCTCTTCGACGACTCCTTCTCGGCCCTCGACTACGCGACGGACGCGGCGCTGCGGGCCGCGCTCGCCGAGGAGACCTCCGAGGCGACCGTGGTGATCGTCGCCCAGCGGGTGTCGACCATCCGTGACGCCGACCGCATCGTGGTCCTCGACGAGGGCCGGGTCGTCGGCACCGGACGCCACCACGAACTGATGGCGGACAACGAGACCTACCGGGAGATCGTGCTCTCCCAGCTGACGGAAGCGGAGGCCGCCTGA
- a CDS encoding NAD(P)/FAD-dependent oxidoreductase produces MVDADQTFVIVGGGLAGAKAAETLRAEGFTGRVILICDERDHPYERPPLSKGYLLGKEERDTVFVHEPAWYAQNDVELHLGQTVDAIDRTAKTVRFGDDGTLVHYDKLLLATGAEPRRLDIPGTGLAGVHHLRRLAHAERLKGVLAALGRDNGHIVIAGAGWIGLEVAAAAREYGAEVTVVEPEATPLHSVLGPELGQLFTELHREHGVRFHFGARLTEIVGQDGMVLAARTDDGEEHPAHDVLAAIGAAPRTGLAEAAGLEIAPRAHGGGIAVDERLRTSDPDIHAAGDVAAFPHPLFGTRLRVEHWANALNGGPAAARAMLGRETTYDRVPYFFSDQYDVGLEYSGWAPPGTYDQVVIRGDAGKRQFIAFWLKEGRVLAGMNVNVWDVTEPIQQLIRSRSQVDAEALADPHVPLDSLLP; encoded by the coding sequence GTGGTCGACGCGGATCAGACATTCGTCATCGTCGGAGGAGGCCTGGCCGGCGCCAAGGCGGCCGAGACACTCCGAGCGGAGGGATTCACCGGGCGGGTGATACTGATCTGCGACGAACGTGACCACCCCTACGAGCGGCCGCCGCTCTCCAAGGGCTACCTCCTCGGCAAGGAGGAACGCGACACCGTCTTCGTGCACGAACCCGCCTGGTACGCGCAGAACGACGTGGAGCTGCACCTCGGTCAGACCGTCGACGCGATCGACCGGACCGCGAAGACGGTCCGCTTCGGCGACGACGGCACCCTCGTCCACTACGACAAGCTGCTCCTCGCGACCGGCGCCGAGCCGCGCCGCCTCGACATCCCGGGCACCGGCCTCGCCGGAGTCCACCACCTGCGCCGCCTCGCCCACGCCGAACGGCTGAAGGGAGTGCTCGCCGCGCTCGGCCGGGACAACGGGCACATCGTGATCGCGGGCGCCGGCTGGATCGGCCTGGAGGTCGCGGCCGCGGCCCGCGAGTACGGCGCCGAGGTCACCGTCGTCGAGCCGGAGGCGACCCCGCTGCACTCGGTGCTCGGCCCCGAGCTCGGCCAGCTCTTCACCGAGCTGCACCGCGAGCACGGCGTCCGCTTCCACTTCGGCGCCCGCCTCACCGAGATCGTCGGCCAGGACGGCATGGTGCTCGCCGCCCGCACCGACGACGGCGAGGAGCACCCGGCCCACGACGTACTGGCGGCCATCGGGGCGGCGCCGCGCACCGGGCTCGCCGAGGCCGCGGGCCTGGAGATCGCCCCCCGGGCGCACGGCGGCGGCATCGCCGTCGACGAGCGGCTGCGCACCTCCGACCCCGACATCCACGCCGCCGGCGACGTCGCCGCCTTCCCCCACCCCCTCTTCGGCACCCGGCTGCGCGTCGAGCACTGGGCCAACGCCCTCAACGGCGGACCGGCGGCCGCCCGCGCGATGCTGGGCCGCGAGACGACGTACGACCGTGTGCCCTATTTCTTCTCCGACCAGTACGACGTCGGACTCGAGTACTCCGGCTGGGCGCCCCCGGGCACCTACGACCAGGTGGTGATCCGGGGAGACGCGGGCAAACGGCAGTTCATCGCCTTCTGGCTGAAGGAGGGCAGGGTCCTGGCCGGGATGAACGTGAATGTGTGGGACGTCACGGAGCCGATCCAGCAGCTGATCCGATCCCGGTCCCAGGTGGACGCCGAGGCCCTGGCCGACCCGCACGTCCCGCTGGACAGTCTGCTCCCGTGA
- a CDS encoding FGGY family carbohydrate kinase, with product MGIVAGLDSSPDFTRIVVCDTDTGAVLRQGYAPHPVESTESGGRPSDVDPQAWLLSLGEAAGGGLLEGVQAIGVSAQQNGLVPLDAQGNTVRPALVGGDKRAQVAAADLVDALGGREAWAQAVGCVPQAAQPVTKLRWLNRTEPDAAQRTAVLLQAHDWLVWQLLGRPLRRTTDRGGASGTGYWSAATGAYRPDLVELALGHQATLPEVLGPSEAAGTTPEGLLISAGTGETMAAAFGLGIGLGDAVVSLGASGSVMAVHTEALADPSGMITSLADATGLHLPVVTTLNAVRTLRGAAELLGLPDLESLSELAMKSTPGSHGLVLLPYLEGERTPNLPHTAGTLAGLRRESMRPEHLARAAFEGMLCGLADALDVLRGRGVDVRRVFLLGAAAELSAVQAAAPALFGAQVVVPQPADYAALGAARQAAWALGVSQGTLDPRLPPVWQGAVAQVLEPGEELAVGQAVRQQYVSVREQTHPGAFRA from the coding sequence ATGGGGATAGTCGCCGGGTTGGACAGTTCACCCGATTTCACTCGCATCGTCGTCTGCGACACGGACACGGGCGCCGTGCTCAGGCAGGGGTATGCGCCGCACCCGGTGGAGAGCACCGAGAGCGGCGGCCGCCCTTCCGACGTCGATCCGCAGGCGTGGCTGCTGTCCCTGGGCGAGGCCGCCGGCGGCGGCCTGCTCGAAGGCGTGCAGGCCATCGGCGTGTCGGCGCAGCAGAACGGGCTCGTCCCGCTGGACGCGCAGGGCAACACGGTGCGCCCCGCCCTGGTCGGCGGTGACAAGCGGGCCCAGGTCGCCGCCGCCGACCTGGTGGACGCGCTCGGCGGGCGCGAGGCATGGGCCCAGGCCGTGGGCTGCGTCCCCCAGGCCGCGCAGCCGGTGACCAAGCTGCGCTGGCTGAACAGGACCGAACCCGACGCGGCCCAGCGCACCGCCGTACTGCTCCAGGCGCACGACTGGCTGGTGTGGCAGTTGCTCGGCCGCCCGCTGCGCCGGACCACCGACCGCGGCGGGGCCTCCGGCACCGGCTACTGGTCGGCGGCGACCGGCGCCTACCGGCCGGATCTCGTCGAGCTCGCGCTGGGCCACCAGGCCACGCTTCCCGAGGTGCTCGGCCCGTCCGAGGCCGCGGGCACCACCCCCGAGGGGCTGCTGATCTCGGCGGGCACCGGCGAGACGATGGCGGCGGCCTTCGGGCTCGGCATCGGGCTCGGGGACGCGGTCGTCTCCCTCGGCGCGTCCGGGTCCGTGATGGCCGTACACACCGAGGCGCTGGCCGACCCCTCCGGCATGATCACCTCACTGGCGGACGCGACCGGGCTCCATCTGCCGGTGGTGACGACCCTGAACGCCGTACGGACCCTGCGCGGCGCCGCCGAACTGCTCGGCCTGCCCGACCTGGAGAGCCTGTCCGAGCTCGCGATGAAGTCCACGCCGGGCTCGCACGGACTGGTCCTGCTCCCCTATCTGGAGGGCGAGCGGACCCCGAACCTCCCCCACACGGCGGGCACGCTCGCCGGGCTGCGGCGCGAGTCGATGCGGCCCGAACACCTGGCGCGGGCCGCCTTCGAGGGCATGCTGTGCGGGCTCGCGGACGCGCTCGACGTCCTGCGCGGGCGGGGCGTGGACGTCCGGCGGGTCTTCCTGCTCGGGGCCGCCGCGGAGCTGTCGGCCGTGCAGGCCGCGGCGCCCGCGCTGTTCGGCGCGCAGGTCGTCGTACCGCAGCCCGCGGACTACGCGGCGCTCGGCGCGGCCCGCCAGGCGGCCTGGGCACTCGGCGTGTCGCAGGGCACCCTCGACCCCCGGCTGCCACCCGTCTGGCAGGGTGCGGTCGCCCAGGTTCTGGAGCCCGGCGAGGAACTGGCGGTGGGCCAGGCCGTACGGCAGCAGTACGTCTCCGTACGGGAGCAGACGCATCCTGGGGCGTTTCGCGCATAA